A single genomic interval of Daucus carota subsp. sativus chromosome 1, DH1 v3.0, whole genome shotgun sequence harbors:
- the LOC108204567 gene encoding B3 domain-containing transcription repressor VAL1 isoform X2 produces MESSNNNNNTCMNEACRATTSSGEWKKGWVLKSGGLAALCYNCGSAYENLIFCDTFHREESGWRECKFCGKHIHCGCIASKSLHDYLDSGGVGCLSCIKFSETQLIRQIQNPSDDIFGGLGTLAAICDPQSSVIENYMEGKIVTKGKLTKPSKSMEGSQSNGHDLFLQSQQGEQNLSSVPTKKEVNMLPKGEVGTGVSHVSQHSNKLTIVSKPDATPQPQGPKDMYESLAQPSLNFSFGAHLSTSNSMRPLPGEGVEGRDKNKVPPFQQGQRSRQILPKSSKPGIVIRAQGSNGTASQTRVARPPVEGRGRSQLLPRYWPRITDQELQKICGDLNSTIVPLFEKVLSASDAGRIGRLVLPKACAEAYFPPINQSEGVPIRMKDIKGKEWTFQFRFWPNNNSRMYVLEGVTPCIQNMQLQAGDTVTFSRIDPEGMLVMGCRKAANSGDNRDMQDSSTPSLPNGGGIADDLVSAVKVDQPTDAFDWMRKEEQRGQINGESTQQQMGQPEKKKSRIIGSKSKRLLMRNEDANELQITWEEAQELLRPSPSAKPTIVLVDNHEFEEYDDPPVFGKKTIFTARESGEQEQWAQCDNCSKWRRLPADVLLPANWICSDNIWDSNRCSCSAPDEMDPKKLENCFRDTKKKKLLENGQECEPSRLDALASAAVFGDPTEDSGEPSLVTTTRHPRHRPGCTCIVCIQPPSGKGKHKPTCICNVCMTVKRRFKTLMLRKKKRQEREAEINREKTQIPLRSESEVDGTSEYALLHVNGSETDKERSVVKVDLALSSNKGDLDLNCDPNREDDSQIAEATGTSLASFVPVASLTSDICTGGDSVPPTLGACLISQAVDENEEHLPEETNVTSMDVEEEQGDEEF; encoded by the exons ATCGGCTTATgagaatttgattttttgtgaCACATTCCACCGTGAAGAATCCGGATGGAGGGAGTGCAAATTTTGTGGAAAG CATATTCATTGTGGATGCATAGCATCAAAATCTTTGCACGACTACTTGGATTCTGGAGGTGTAGGATGTTTAAGCTGCATAAAATTTTCGGAAACTCAGCTGATAAGACAAATTCAG AATCCAAGTGATGATATTTTTGGCGGACTAGGCACACTGGCAGCGATTTGCGATCCACAATCTTCCGTCATCGAAAATTATATGGAGGGGAAGATTGTTACCAAGGGAAAGCTCACTAAGCCGAGCAAAAGTATGGAGGGAAGTCAGTCCAATGGACATGACCTCTTCCTACAATCTCAACAGGGTGAACAAAACTTATCTAGTGTGCCAACGAAGAAAGAAGTAAACATGCTTCCAAAAGGAGAAGTTGGGACTGGCGTTTCACATGTCTCCCAACATTCTAATAAATTAACTATAGTTTCGAAGCCAGATGCTACTCCGCAACCACAAGGGCCGAAAGATATGTATGAGTCACTAGCTCAGCCGTCTTTGAACTTCTCTTTTGGTGCACACTTGAGTACTTCAAATAGTATGCGACCTTTACCTGGTGAGGGTGTTGAAGGAAGAGACAAAAACAAAGTTCCTCCCTTTCAGCAAGGTCAAAGGTCACGCCAAATTCTgcccaagtcttctaaacctgGCATCGTCATAAGAGCACAGGGGAGTAACGGAACAGCGTCTCAGACACGGGTTGCTAGACCTCCCGTGGAAGGGCGTGGCCGAAGTCAGCTACTTCCCCGATATTGGCCTCGAATTACAGACCAGGAACTGCAAAAAATTTGTGGAGA TTTGAATTCCACCATAGTGCCATTATTTGAGAAGGTTCTTAGTGCTAGTGATGCTGGTCGAATTGGGCGTTTGGTCCTGCCAAAAGCATGTGCGGAG GCATATTTTCCTCCTATTAATCAGTCTGAGGGTGTGCCAATAAGGATGAAAGATATCAAGGGAAAAGAGTGGACTTTTCAGTTCAGATTTTGGCCCAATAATAACAGTCGGATGTATGTCTTGGAGGGGGTAACTCCTTGTATACAGAATATGCAGCTACAAGCTGGTGATACAG TGACCTTCAGTAGGATTGATCCCGAAGGTATGCTTGTAATGGGGTGTCGCAAGGCAGCAAACTCGGGTGACAATCGTGACATGCAG GACAGCTCAACACCTTCACTTCCTAATGGTGGTGGTATTGCAGATGATTTGGTTTCTGCTGTAAAAGTAGACCAACCTACA GATGCTTTTGATTGGATGAGAAAGGAAGAGCAACGAGGCCAGATAAATGGGGAATCAACACAACAACAGATGGGGCAACCAGAGAAAAAGAAATCCCGAATTATTGGTTCCAAAAGCAAGAGGCTTCTCATGCGTAATGAAGATGCTAATGAGTTACAGATTACGTGGGAAGAAGCACAGGAATTGCTCCGCCCATCTCCCAGTGCAAAGCCAACTATTGTTTTGGTTGACAACCATGAGTTCGAAGAATATGAT GACCCACCTGTATTCGGGAAGAAGACCATATTCACAGCTCGAGAATCTGG GGAGCAAGAACAATGGGCTCAGTGTGATAATTGCTCCAAATGGCGGAGGCTTCCTGCTGATGTTCTTCTTCCTGCCAATTGGATATGCTCTGACAATATCTGGGATTCAAACAG ATGTTCATGTTCTGCTCCTGATGAGATGGATCCGAAAAAGCTGGAAAATTGCTTTAGAG AtactaaaaagaaaaaactatTGGAGAACGGGCAAGAATGTGAGCCTTCTCGGCTGGATGCCTTGGCAAGTGCTGCTGTATTTGGAGATCCCACAGAAGACTCTGGTGAGCCTTCTCTAGTTACCACCACCAGGCACCCCCGCCATCGTCCTGGATGCACTTGCATTGTGTGCATTCAGCCCCCAAGTGGAAAAGGAAAGCACAAGCCCACCTGCATATGCAACGTATGCATGACTGTAAAGCGCCGCTTTAAAACCCTTATGTTGCGGAAGAAGAAGCGACAAGAGCGTGAGGCAGAAATTAACAGAGAGAAGACTCAGATACCTTTGAGGAGCGAATCTGAAGTAGACGGGACATCTGAGTATGCCCTGCTGCATGTCAATGGTTCTGAAACTGACAAGGAAAGAAGTGTAGTCAAAGTGGATTTGGCCTTGTCTAGCAACAAGGGAGACTTAGACTTAAATTGTGATCCCAACCGTGAAGATGATTCACAGATAGCTGAGGCGACAGGAACGAGCCTTGCCTCCTTTGTTCCTGTTGCCAGTCTTACATCTGATATTTGTACTGGAGGGGACTCAGTCCCCCCAACACTTGGTGCTTGTTTAATCTCACAAGCTGTTGATGAGAATGAGGAACACCTGCCTGAAGAAACAAATGTCACATCTATGGATGTGGAGGAAGAACAAGGGGATGAAGaattttga
- the LOC108207709 gene encoding uncharacterized protein LOC108207709 translates to MGKNGRRVGGENGECENYNDKHVNPCDTRRRRQGKEETQGGGGEEEEKEGGGEFFACYLLTSLSPRYKGHTYIGFTVNPKRRIKQHNGEMTSGAFRTKSKRPWEMALCIYGFPTNTAALQFEWAWQHPTESLAVRKAASKFKSLSGIANKVKLAFTMLALSSWQSLDLTVNFFSTKYQRHCAGCPPLPEQMNIQMCSMDELPCYTGYEQKVYHHVGSDIEESDGLAKYKKGKNVGLGYIKVKETLDCNTGPNSVDCIKRAEKKTAVSTQNISRSDLVQPRSTLLEYNHHPQPSRTNKPLEEVVSCSHVAAFQGSILSQGKSCSAELISPAERDMPNINVFGKDEVLIVDPTVLSNVEVVDLSTPETGCRTRLHAKNRRNDESKFIDLTKSPVFV, encoded by the exons ATGGGTAAAAATGGAAGAAGGGTTGGTGGTGAGAATGGCGAATGCGAAAATTATAATGATAAGCACGTGAATCCTTGTGATACAAGACGACGACGACAAGGTAAAGAGGAAACAcaaggaggaggaggagaagaaGAGGAGAAAGAAGGAGGTGGAGAATTTTTCGCGTGCTATCTGCTTACTTCCCTTAGCCCCAGATATAAGGGACACACATACATTGG ATTTACGGTGAATCCAAAGCGTCGTATTAAGCAGCATAATGGTGAAATGACAAGTGGAGCTTTCAGAACAAAGAGTAAGCGCCCTTGGGAAATGGCTCTTTGCATTTATGGCTTCCCTACCAATACAGCTGCTCTCCAG TTTGAGTGGGCATGGCAACATCCTACAGAATCACTTGCAGTAAGAAAAGCGGCTTCTAAATTCAAATCATTGTCTGGAATAGCTAATAAGGTTAAGTTGGCATTTACGATGCTCGCATTATCCTCCTGGCAGAG CCTGGATCTCACAGTGAACTTTTTCTCAACAAAGTACCAAAGGCACTGTGCTGGTTGCCCACCTTTGCCTGAGCAGATGAACATCCAAATGTGTTCTATGGATGAACTTCCATGTTATACAGGATATGAGCAGAAAGTGTATCATCATGTAGGGTCAGAcattgaagaaagtgatggattGGCAAAGTACAAGAAAGGAAAAAATGTTGGACTTGGCTATATTAAAGTCAAGGAAACATTAGACTGCAACACTGGTCCTAACTCAGTAGACTGTATAAAGAGGGCTGAAAAAAAGACTGCTGTTTCCACTCAGAATATAAGCAGGAGTGATTTGGTTCAACCAAGAAGCACCCTACTAGAATATAATCATCACCCACAGCCATCACGTACTAATAAACCCCTGGAGGAAGTAGTTTCATGCTCTCATGTAGCAGCTTTCCAGGGAAGTATCCTTTCACAGGGAAAATCGTGCAGCGCTGAACTGATTTCGCCAGCTGAAAGAGACATGCCAAATATAAATGTATTCGGGAAAGATGAAGTCTTAATTGTGGATCCTACTGTCCTTTCTAATGTTGAAGTTGTAGATCTGTCTACTCCAGAGACTGGCTGTAGAACTAGGTTACACGCCAAGAACAGACGAAATGATGAGTCAAAATTTATCGACTTAACCAAGTCCCCAGTTTTTGTGTAG
- the LOC135149943 gene encoding uncharacterized protein LOC135149943: protein MAGSLGKARRELEELYSGIPDESVNLTFQDFAQLPTAITSSNNHHHHLTPSALSKLPSLDFNKAFEEASINIHHHSSNHHETTTTHNNSGRFYSSFMDHYGEEAALHTSSHRPPPPQDMSVNHSRRHHHHQAVGNTNTASSGYRHQQQQAAAAADHHHDIMSGGTSSMMMSSNFMDSFQGGGSGRRRRPGIPHSNICSICSVYMYMFRNNRCLVCGRVYCRQCVSIGMGEMTEGRKCIQCLGKRFSQRYIDRAGKAGGGCCMGFLDSSSTTRARQRETEWAEKGPRKSSNGNHTNTTTTPSRNYNNVYSAAASPATPTHGGHHAHRAAAAAPPDFSRSSSPSPYSPYNTHSPASSYHFPL from the exons ATGGCGGGTAGTTTGGGCAAGGCAAGAAGAGAACTAGAGGAGCTCTACTCGGGAATCCCGGATGAATCGGTGAATCTCACTTTTCAAGACTTTGCTCAACTGCCCACCGCGATTACATCGTCAaataatcatcatcatcatcttacGCCGTCTGCTCTATCAAAACTCCCCAGCTTAGATTTCAACAAGGCCTTTGAAGAAGCATCCATCAATATTCATCACCACAGCAGTAATCATCATGAGACGACGACTACCCACAACAACAGCGGAAGATTTTATTCTTCATTTATGGATCACTATGGCGAGGAAGCTGCTCTGCACACGTCGTCTCACCGTCCTCCTCCTCCTCAGGACATGAGCGTAAACCATAGTcgtcgtcatcatcatcatcaagccGTTGGTAATACGAATACTGCATCATCAGGATATCGTCATCAGCAGCAacaagcagcagcagcagcagaccATCATCATGATATTATGAGTGGTGGTACAAGCAGCATGATGATGTCTAGTAATTTCATGGATTCATTTCAAGGCGGCGGCAGCGGGAGACGTAGACGGCCGGGAATTCCTCATTCGAATATATGCAGCATCTGCAGCGTGTACATGTATATGTTTCGAAATAATAGATGTTTGGTGTGCGGAAGAGTCTACTGCAGACAATGTGTAAGCATAGGGATGGGAGAGATGACCGAGGGAAGGAAATGCATCCAATGTTTGGGGAAGAGGTTCAGCCAAAG GTACATAGACAGAGCAGGAAAGGCAGGAGGAGGATGCTGTATGGGGTTCTTGGATTCCTCATCAACCACCAGAGCCCGGCAGCGAGAGACGGAATGGGCGGAGAAAGGGCCAAGGAAAAGCAGCAATGGAAACCATACCAACACCACCACGACTCCTAGTCGAAACTACAATAACGTCTACTCAGCTGCAGCATCCCCAGCAACACCCACCCATGGAGGCCATCACGCTCATCGTGCAGCAGCAGCTGCTCCTCCCGATTTCAGCAGAAGCAGCTCACCCTCTCCCTATTCACCATATAATACTCATTCTCCTGCTTCTAGTTATCACTTCCCTTTATAG
- the LOC108204567 gene encoding B3 domain-containing transcription repressor VAL1 isoform X1, which translates to MESSNNNNNTCMNEACRATTSSGEWKKGWVLKSGGLAALCYNCGSAYENLIFCDTFHREESGWRECKFCGKHIHCGCIASKSLHDYLDSGGVGCLSCIKFSETQLIRQIQNPSDDIFGGLGTLAAICDPQSSVIENYMEGKIVTKGKLTKPSKSMEGSQSNGHDLFLQSQQGEQNLSSVPTKKEVNMLPKGEVGTGVSHVSQHSNKLTIVSKPDATPQPQGPKDMYESLAQPSLNFSFGAHLSTSNSMRPLPGEGVEGRDKNKVPPFQQGQRSRQILPKSSKPGIVIRAQGSNGTASQTRVARPPVEGRGRSQLLPRYWPRITDQELQKICGDLNSTIVPLFEKVLSASDAGRIGRLVLPKACAEAYFPPINQSEGVPIRMKDIKGKEWTFQFRFWPNNNSRMYVLEGVTPCIQNMQLQAGDTVTFSRIDPEGMLVMGCRKAANSGDNRDMQFIWACIQDSSTPSLPNGGGIADDLVSAVKVDQPTDAFDWMRKEEQRGQINGESTQQQMGQPEKKKSRIIGSKSKRLLMRNEDANELQITWEEAQELLRPSPSAKPTIVLVDNHEFEEYDDPPVFGKKTIFTARESGEQEQWAQCDNCSKWRRLPADVLLPANWICSDNIWDSNRCSCSAPDEMDPKKLENCFRDTKKKKLLENGQECEPSRLDALASAAVFGDPTEDSGEPSLVTTTRHPRHRPGCTCIVCIQPPSGKGKHKPTCICNVCMTVKRRFKTLMLRKKKRQEREAEINREKTQIPLRSESEVDGTSEYALLHVNGSETDKERSVVKVDLALSSNKGDLDLNCDPNREDDSQIAEATGTSLASFVPVASLTSDICTGGDSVPPTLGACLISQAVDENEEHLPEETNVTSMDVEEEQGDEEF; encoded by the exons ATCGGCTTATgagaatttgattttttgtgaCACATTCCACCGTGAAGAATCCGGATGGAGGGAGTGCAAATTTTGTGGAAAG CATATTCATTGTGGATGCATAGCATCAAAATCTTTGCACGACTACTTGGATTCTGGAGGTGTAGGATGTTTAAGCTGCATAAAATTTTCGGAAACTCAGCTGATAAGACAAATTCAG AATCCAAGTGATGATATTTTTGGCGGACTAGGCACACTGGCAGCGATTTGCGATCCACAATCTTCCGTCATCGAAAATTATATGGAGGGGAAGATTGTTACCAAGGGAAAGCTCACTAAGCCGAGCAAAAGTATGGAGGGAAGTCAGTCCAATGGACATGACCTCTTCCTACAATCTCAACAGGGTGAACAAAACTTATCTAGTGTGCCAACGAAGAAAGAAGTAAACATGCTTCCAAAAGGAGAAGTTGGGACTGGCGTTTCACATGTCTCCCAACATTCTAATAAATTAACTATAGTTTCGAAGCCAGATGCTACTCCGCAACCACAAGGGCCGAAAGATATGTATGAGTCACTAGCTCAGCCGTCTTTGAACTTCTCTTTTGGTGCACACTTGAGTACTTCAAATAGTATGCGACCTTTACCTGGTGAGGGTGTTGAAGGAAGAGACAAAAACAAAGTTCCTCCCTTTCAGCAAGGTCAAAGGTCACGCCAAATTCTgcccaagtcttctaaacctgGCATCGTCATAAGAGCACAGGGGAGTAACGGAACAGCGTCTCAGACACGGGTTGCTAGACCTCCCGTGGAAGGGCGTGGCCGAAGTCAGCTACTTCCCCGATATTGGCCTCGAATTACAGACCAGGAACTGCAAAAAATTTGTGGAGA TTTGAATTCCACCATAGTGCCATTATTTGAGAAGGTTCTTAGTGCTAGTGATGCTGGTCGAATTGGGCGTTTGGTCCTGCCAAAAGCATGTGCGGAG GCATATTTTCCTCCTATTAATCAGTCTGAGGGTGTGCCAATAAGGATGAAAGATATCAAGGGAAAAGAGTGGACTTTTCAGTTCAGATTTTGGCCCAATAATAACAGTCGGATGTATGTCTTGGAGGGGGTAACTCCTTGTATACAGAATATGCAGCTACAAGCTGGTGATACAG TGACCTTCAGTAGGATTGATCCCGAAGGTATGCTTGTAATGGGGTGTCGCAAGGCAGCAAACTCGGGTGACAATCGTGACATGCAG TTTATATGGGCATGTATACAGGACAGCTCAACACCTTCACTTCCTAATGGTGGTGGTATTGCAGATGATTTGGTTTCTGCTGTAAAAGTAGACCAACCTACA GATGCTTTTGATTGGATGAGAAAGGAAGAGCAACGAGGCCAGATAAATGGGGAATCAACACAACAACAGATGGGGCAACCAGAGAAAAAGAAATCCCGAATTATTGGTTCCAAAAGCAAGAGGCTTCTCATGCGTAATGAAGATGCTAATGAGTTACAGATTACGTGGGAAGAAGCACAGGAATTGCTCCGCCCATCTCCCAGTGCAAAGCCAACTATTGTTTTGGTTGACAACCATGAGTTCGAAGAATATGAT GACCCACCTGTATTCGGGAAGAAGACCATATTCACAGCTCGAGAATCTGG GGAGCAAGAACAATGGGCTCAGTGTGATAATTGCTCCAAATGGCGGAGGCTTCCTGCTGATGTTCTTCTTCCTGCCAATTGGATATGCTCTGACAATATCTGGGATTCAAACAG ATGTTCATGTTCTGCTCCTGATGAGATGGATCCGAAAAAGCTGGAAAATTGCTTTAGAG AtactaaaaagaaaaaactatTGGAGAACGGGCAAGAATGTGAGCCTTCTCGGCTGGATGCCTTGGCAAGTGCTGCTGTATTTGGAGATCCCACAGAAGACTCTGGTGAGCCTTCTCTAGTTACCACCACCAGGCACCCCCGCCATCGTCCTGGATGCACTTGCATTGTGTGCATTCAGCCCCCAAGTGGAAAAGGAAAGCACAAGCCCACCTGCATATGCAACGTATGCATGACTGTAAAGCGCCGCTTTAAAACCCTTATGTTGCGGAAGAAGAAGCGACAAGAGCGTGAGGCAGAAATTAACAGAGAGAAGACTCAGATACCTTTGAGGAGCGAATCTGAAGTAGACGGGACATCTGAGTATGCCCTGCTGCATGTCAATGGTTCTGAAACTGACAAGGAAAGAAGTGTAGTCAAAGTGGATTTGGCCTTGTCTAGCAACAAGGGAGACTTAGACTTAAATTGTGATCCCAACCGTGAAGATGATTCACAGATAGCTGAGGCGACAGGAACGAGCCTTGCCTCCTTTGTTCCTGTTGCCAGTCTTACATCTGATATTTGTACTGGAGGGGACTCAGTCCCCCCAACACTTGGTGCTTGTTTAATCTCACAAGCTGTTGATGAGAATGAGGAACACCTGCCTGAAGAAACAAATGTCACATCTATGGATGTGGAGGAAGAACAAGGGGATGAAGaattttga